A window of the Zeugodacus cucurbitae isolate PBARC_wt_2022May chromosome 4, idZeuCucr1.2, whole genome shotgun sequence genome harbors these coding sequences:
- the LOC114805318 gene encoding uncharacterized protein LOC114805318, which yields MLYHKLVTLLLINEIYAASNVYNLEHLKAWNATLPSAPTDLQLAHKACEIAAKYDSYIYTVYTGAQQDNNTAELELNLLKCMAELPTHVTALKALAKEPQRRYNSFSIFVLSTSAAANVAQLQRIVNALNEKQMWKHFHRYAFIWRNAQRTQLHALFSAVWQRKILNAIVITDDQHIYTFEPYTAAGFALKRITDAQYFYDKLKNLHKQQVRITMFKDFLRAIPRTRAADGYTGVDGLLASNIVAYLNATANYTQPADNENYGACLANGSFTGVLRDLIDGAADVSFNARFTLPCAAAEVETLYPYFKRKLYLVVPSAEMQPEYLIFIKAFTYTLWLLLALNFFAVIAIFALLKNYAEHLPHAARMKHGRWYELIEMFLKTQLGEPVTGYSRISSLRQYLITWIYFSYVVTTIYFGKLESSFVQPSYEAELDTLDELPKLDVPIVGVHTLFITVQPALKAAHWHEIEKRALYLPLHFSSFLFAVPVAKRKNWRVAFLLRGETAKDFLIKTYDVQRRRPRFHVVKEYLRSMPQEYILEKGSPFRYKFQLYQAAMFESGLLEYWSSNDTRYTSQSEFHEVEDFYEELPNDLDFDLSEITSTVGGNTVHNRRQVVLSMHILQGAFYLWGCGIFVSIMGFLVEYGYWRYSKRTVKQERSEAVE from the coding sequence ATGCTTTACCACAAACTAGTCACATTGCTACTGATAAACGAAATCTACGCGGCTTCAAACGTATATAATTTGGAACATTTGAAAGCTTGGAATGCAACGCTGCCGTCCGCGCCAACTGACTTACAGCTAGCGCATAAAGCATGCGAAATCGCTGCGAAATATGATTCTTACATCTACACAGTCTACACTGGCGCGCAGCAGGATAACAACACCGCCGAGTTGGagttgaatttattgaaatgtatGGCCGAATTGCCGACACATGTGACGGCGCTCAAGGCATTGGCGAAGGAGCCGCAACGACGCTACAACAGTTTCAGCATTTTCGTGTTATCTACGAGCGCTGCCGCGAACGTCGCGCAACTGCAACGCATTGTCAACGCGCTGAATGAGAAACAAATGTGGAAACATTTTCACAGATACGCATTTATTTGGCGAAATGCACAGCGCACACAATTGCACGCGCTGTTCTCGGCTGTGTGGCAGCGCAAGATACTCAACGCTATTGTCATAACTGACGATCAACACATTTACACTTTCGAGCCATACACCGCGGCGGGTTTCGCGCTGAAACGCATCACTGACGCGCAGTATTTCTACGATAAGCTCAAGAATCTACACAAACAACAAGTGCGCATAACAATGTTTAAGGATTTCCTACGCGCCATACCGCGTACGCGCGCCGCCGACGGTTACACCGGCGTTGATGGTTTGCTCGCGAGCAATATTGTCGCGTATCTCAATGCGACAGCGAATTACACACAACCCGCTGATAATGAGAATTATGGCGCTTGTTTGGCGAATGGCTCGTTCACGGGCGTACTGCGCGATCTAATCGACGGCGCGGCCGATGTGAGCTTCAATGCGCGTTTTACGCTGCCGTGCGCCGCGGCGGAAGTGGAAACGCTCTATCCATATTTCAAGCGCAAATTGTATTTGGTTGTGCCGTCGGCGGAAATGCAACCGGAATACCTGATTTTCATCAAAGCGTTCACGTATACGCTCTGGCTGCTATTGGCATTGAATTTCTTTGCGGTTATCGCTATCTTTGCGTTGCTCAAAAACTATGCGGAACATTTGCCACATGCCGCGCGCATGAAACATGGTCGCTGGTATGAACTCATCGAAATGTTTCTGAAGACGCAATTAGGCGAGCCGGTGACTGGCTACTCGCGCATTAGTTCGCTGCGTCAGTATCTCATTACTTGGATCTACTTCAGTTATGTGGTGACCACAATCTATTTCGGCAAGTTGGAGAGCAGTTTTGTGCAGCCGAGTTACGAAGCGGAATTGGACACACTGGATGAGCTGCCTAAACTGGATGTGCCGATAGTAGGCGTACACACGCTCTTCATAACGGTACAGCCAGCGTTGAAAGCGGCACACTGGCATGAGATTGAAAAGCGCGCGCTCTATCTGCCGCTACACTTTTCCTCTTTTCTCTTCGCTGTGCCCGTGGCTAAGCGCAAGAACTGGCGCGTTGCTTTCCTGCTGCGTGGCGAAACGGCTAAAGACTTCTTGATAAAAACCTACGATGTGCAGCGGCGCCGTCCGCGTTTTCATGTGGTCAAGGAGTATTTGCGTTCCATGCCGCAGGAGTATATATTGGAGAAGGGTTCACCGTTCCGTTATAAGTTTCAACTCTATCAAGCTGCTATGTTTGAGAGCGGTCTGCTGGAGTATTGGAGTAGTAACGATACGCGCTACACGAGTCAGAGTGAATTTCACGAGGTCGAGGATTTCTACGAGGAGTTGCCGAACGATTTGGATTTCGACTTGAGCGAAATAACGAGCACCGTTGGCGGTAATACGGTGCATAATCGTAGACAGGTGGTGCTGAGCATGCATATACTGCAGGGCGCATTCTATTTGTGGGGTTGTGGTATATTCGTCAGTATAATGGGTTTTCTTGTGGAATATGGCTATTGGAGGTATAGCAAAAGAACAGTGAAACAAGAGAGGTCAGAAGCAgtggaataa
- the LOC105220761 gene encoding uncharacterized protein LOC105220761: MSYSSGIDFDFLLTEDFLLFLDLCRDPNQVFTPNSDESCLAQQWLDKLCRYDCADLDERRLRNIYMSYLCCCLIEGVLKGPFSDQPRDGRLQMVNFNAVKKQPLSCPVTCPVRTTYKGCETPKTTSCEQQLGSCYSSDNVGTSVAGGSSVDNSVHREIMRCSTPEVRFSTDIQCEPSANGGGMKRRSSGNVFSNYMMRELITPSAYNTLSPECMPCDMCQEYDAFAGVKDTFRRDVAVLLKAIEAELSGYVGSGCNKYLESELLRYKNFIMNFSNIARVLNKLKSQSALRSFLLLNLQDDLIKLINDSI, from the exons atgtccTACAGCAGCGGCATCGATTTTGATTTTCTGCTCACAGAGGATTTTCTGTTATTCCTCGATCTCTGTCGCGATCCGAATCAGGTCTTCACGCCGAACTCCGACGAAAGTTGCTTGGCGCAGCAGTGGCTGGACAAGCTGTGTCGTTACGATTGCGCCGATTTGGATGAGCGCCGTCTGCGTAACATCTACATGAGCTATCTGTGCTGCTGCCTCATTGAGGGCGTATTGAAGGGACCATTTTCGGATCAACCACGTGATGGTCGTCTGCAAATGGTGAACTTTAATGCGGTGAAAAAGCAACCGCTCTCCTGCCCAGTAACCTGTCCAG TCAGAACGACTTATAAAGGGTGTGAGACTCCCAAGACGACCAGCTGTGAACAACAGCTGGGCAGCTGTTACAGCAGTGACAATGTCGGCACCAGCGTCGCTGGCGGCAGCAGTGTGGACAATAGTGTACATCGTGAGATTATGCGTTGCAGCACACCCGAGGTACGCTTCAGCACGGACATACAATGCGAGCCGAGTGCGAACGGTGGCGGCATGAAACGTCGTTCGTCGGGCAATGTCTTCAGCAATTATATGATGCGTGAGCTTATAACGCCGAGCGCATATAATACGCTTTCACCGGAGTGTATGCCCTGTGACATGTGTCAGGAATACGATGCATTTGCGGGTGTGAAGGACACATTCCGACGCGATGTGGCCGTACTGCTGAAGGCAATCGAGGCAGAACTGAGCGGTTATGTCGGGAGTGGTTGCAATAAGTATTTGGAGAGTGAGCTGTTGCGTTATAAGAATTTCATAATGAATTTCTCGAATATCGCGCGCGTTCtgaataaattgaaatcgcAATCGGCATTACGTTCGTTTTTGCTGCTGAATTTGCAAGATGATTTGATCAAACTCATCAATGACAGCATTTGA
- the LOC105220762 gene encoding uncharacterized protein LOC105220762 has protein sequence MDTEEENIGYQLAENFIFFQDIVKNPEEVFDCRSQEYKLANAWLNKLSMLGLETIDDMRLRNVYMSHLVACLNYGKLTAPFNSMPKPDGGLDKSDFQSLEKPRQAVCPRPKPGMTASQKACQLPQGGGKQCECDYLCCDKNDLKKDCSNVAPTATFDNICGYMMQYVNVPTCLDSQLRGTVEHSNYQTHDVFTNYADPAVATTSAAFYGPKVEEKEKCVGGAYVASTCATCGENLEFDHQLVRSQITTLLEAIASELRGEQTPGTNDYLEYELARYKNFKLQFPQVAEKISKLKAEQSLRSYFLLNLQNDLVKLLNDCCLQPQMNMRRKYNMQQ, from the coding sequence ATGGACACAGAAGAGGAGAATATCGGCTACCAGTTAGCGGAAAACTTTATATTCTTTCAAGACATCGTAAAGAATCCCGAAGAAGTGTTCGACTGCCGTTCGCAAGAATACAAATTAGCGAATGCTTGGCTAAATAAATTGTCTATGCTGGGGCTGGAGACGATCGATGACATGCGTCTACGCAATGTTTATATGAGTCATCTGGTGGCTTGCCTGAATTACGGTAAGCTGACTGCACCGTTCAACTCAATGCCCAAACCGGATGGTGGACTGGACAAAAGCGATTTTCAGTCGCTGGAAAAGCCACGGCAGGCGGTCTGCCCACGTCCGAAACCCGGCATGACGGCATCACAGAAAGCCTGCCAACTGCCGCAAGGCGGCGGTAAACAGTGTGAATGTGACTATTTGTGCTGTGATAAGAATGATCTTAAGAAAGATTGCAGCAATGTGGCTCCGACCGCGACGTTCGATAATATTTGTGGCTACATGATGCAATATGTGAATGTGCCCACATGCTTGGACAGTCAGCTGCGCGGTACAGTGGAGCACAGTAATTATCAGACACACGACGTTTTTACGAACTATGCCGATCCAGCAGTGGCAACAACATCAGCAGCCTTTTATGGGCCCAAAGTTGAAGAGAAAGAGAAATGTGTTGGTGGCGCTTATGTTGCTAGTACCTGTGCAACGTGCGGTGAGAACTTGGAATTCGATCATCAATTGGTGCGCAGTCAAATAACGACTTTACTGGAGGCCATCGCCTCCGAACTGCGCGGCGAGCAGACGCCGGGCACTAATGATTACCTCGAGTATGAGTTGGCGCGCTATAAGAACTTCAAATTGCAATTTCCCCAGGTGGCCGAGAAGATATCCAAGTTGAAAGCAGAACAGTCGCTAAGATCGTATTTCTTGTTGAATCTGCAAAATGATCTCGTGAAGCTGTTGAATGACTGCTGCTTACAGCCCCAAATGAATATGCGGCGGAAGTACAATATGCAGCAGTGA